A genome region from Nocardioides cynanchi includes the following:
- the ppc gene encoding phosphoenolpyruvate carboxylase has product MDDDASSTPDRALRRDIRSVTSILGETLARTEGDDMLALVEQVRSHAKHGRLDQLPDFDLATITRLVRAFTAYFHLANITEQVHRGRALTRQKQADGGWIEQALGRIREADLPAEELAGLLRTVGVRPVFTAHPTEVARRSTIDKLRRVASLLEEPEGPRRDRRLAEAIELLWLTDELRIEPPQPTDEARNVVYYLEGLSAAALPDVLEELRDRLATMGVELPADVRPLRFGTWVGGDRDGNPYVTPATTREVLALQAVHGVRMLQTLVDRLRRELSVSDRVSAVSGELTDRIAELLPGLPEVEPRYRRLNAEEPYRLFLTCVHVRLGLTERRIAGGRRHVEGRDYADDTELLDDLLLLHRSVLAQQGTVVASGELERLVRTVAATGLTLATLDVREHSAKHHHAVGQLLDRVGELATPYAALEPHARTKVLSEELASRRPLARSPLPLDEEGAVTAETFRAIRWGLDSLGPRVVESYIISMTHDADDVFAAVVLAREAGLVDLPSGVARIGFVPLLETVTELEQAEFILDAMFADPSYRELVRLRGDVQELMLGYSDSNKAGGITTSQWQIQRAQRRARDVARRYGVRLRFFHGRGGSVGRGGGPTYDAIMALPSGTVDGEVKITEQGEVISDKYALPALARQNLELAVAATIEASVLHRTDRRTPDESRRWDAMMDRISEAAHTRYRGLVEEPGLAEYFLTSTPVDLLGALHIGSRPARRPDSDDGLDDLRAIPWVFGWTQSRQIVPGWYGVGSGLAAVAGDVEVLREMYARWPFFRTFLGNVSMTLVKTDLEIAARYVALAPESLRPLLENVRAEFDLTVEHVLAVTGDAALLDREPTLRTTLDIRENYLEPLHHLQVELLGRYRRGEDDPALERALLLTINGIAAGMRNTG; this is encoded by the coding sequence ATGGACGACGACGCCAGCAGTACGCCGGACCGCGCCCTGCGCCGCGACATCCGCAGCGTCACCTCGATCCTGGGCGAGACCCTGGCCCGCACCGAGGGGGACGACATGCTCGCCCTGGTCGAGCAGGTGCGCTCGCACGCCAAGCACGGCCGGCTCGACCAGCTCCCGGACTTCGACCTGGCCACGATCACCCGCCTGGTGCGCGCGTTCACGGCGTACTTCCACCTCGCAAACATCACCGAGCAGGTGCACCGCGGCCGGGCCCTGACCCGCCAGAAGCAGGCGGACGGGGGCTGGATCGAGCAGGCCCTCGGCCGGATCCGCGAGGCCGACCTGCCGGCCGAGGAGCTGGCCGGCCTGCTGCGCACCGTGGGGGTGCGCCCGGTCTTCACCGCCCACCCGACCGAGGTGGCGCGGCGTTCAACGATCGACAAGCTGCGTCGCGTGGCGAGCCTGCTCGAGGAGCCGGAGGGGCCGCGCCGTGACCGCCGGCTGGCCGAGGCGATCGAGCTGCTCTGGCTCACCGACGAGCTCCGGATCGAGCCGCCCCAGCCGACCGACGAGGCACGCAACGTCGTGTACTACCTCGAGGGGCTCTCCGCCGCGGCCCTGCCCGACGTGCTCGAGGAGCTGCGCGACCGGCTGGCGACGATGGGAGTCGAGCTGCCGGCCGACGTGCGGCCCCTGCGCTTCGGCACCTGGGTGGGTGGGGACCGGGACGGCAACCCCTACGTCACGCCGGCGACCACCCGCGAGGTGCTGGCGCTCCAGGCCGTGCACGGCGTGCGGATGCTGCAGACCCTGGTCGATCGGCTGCGCCGCGAGCTGTCGGTCAGCGACCGGGTCAGCGCGGTCTCCGGAGAGCTGACCGACCGGATCGCGGAGCTGCTGCCGGGTCTGCCCGAGGTCGAGCCGCGCTACCGGCGCCTCAACGCCGAGGAGCCCTACCGGCTCTTCCTCACCTGCGTGCACGTGCGGCTGGGGCTCACCGAGCGGCGGATCGCCGGTGGGCGGCGGCACGTCGAGGGTCGTGACTACGCCGACGACACCGAGCTGCTCGACGACCTGCTCCTGCTGCACCGCTCGGTGCTCGCCCAGCAGGGCACCGTGGTCGCGAGCGGCGAGCTCGAGCGGCTGGTCCGCACCGTGGCGGCGACCGGGCTCACCCTGGCCACGCTCGACGTCCGCGAGCACTCCGCGAAGCACCACCACGCCGTGGGCCAGCTGCTCGACCGCGTCGGCGAGCTCGCCACGCCGTACGCCGCGCTCGAGCCGCACGCGCGGACCAAGGTGCTCAGCGAGGAGCTGGCCAGCCGCCGGCCGCTGGCCCGCAGCCCCCTGCCGCTCGACGAGGAGGGCGCGGTCACGGCCGAGACCTTCCGGGCGATCCGGTGGGGGCTCGACTCGCTGGGGCCCCGCGTCGTGGAGAGCTACATCATCTCGATGACCCACGACGCCGACGACGTGTTCGCCGCCGTGGTGCTGGCCCGCGAGGCCGGGCTGGTCGACCTGCCGTCGGGGGTGGCGCGTATCGGTTTCGTGCCCCTGCTGGAGACGGTGACCGAGCTCGAGCAGGCGGAGTTCATCCTCGACGCGATGTTCGCCGACCCGTCGTACCGCGAGCTGGTCCGGCTCCGTGGCGACGTCCAGGAGCTGATGCTCGGCTACTCCGACTCCAACAAGGCCGGCGGGATCACCACCTCGCAGTGGCAGATCCAGCGCGCGCAGCGGCGCGCCCGCGACGTCGCCCGGAGGTACGGCGTGCGGCTCCGGTTCTTCCACGGCCGCGGCGGCTCGGTCGGCCGCGGCGGCGGTCCGACGTACGACGCGATCATGGCGCTGCCGTCGGGCACCGTGGACGGCGAGGTCAAGATCACCGAGCAGGGCGAGGTGATCAGCGACAAGTACGCCCTGCCCGCGCTGGCGCGGCAGAACCTCGAGCTGGCGGTGGCGGCCACCATCGAGGCCAGCGTCCTGCACCGCACGGACCGCCGTACCCCCGACGAGAGCCGGCGCTGGGACGCGATGATGGACCGGATCTCCGAGGCCGCCCACACGCGCTACCGCGGCCTGGTCGAGGAGCCCGGGCTCGCCGAGTACTTCCTGACCTCGACGCCGGTGGACCTGCTCGGGGCCCTGCACATCGGCTCCCGCCCGGCCCGGCGGCCGGACTCCGACGACGGCCTCGACGACCTGCGCGCGATCCCCTGGGTGTTCGGCTGGACCCAGTCGCGCCAGATCGTGCCCGGCTGGTACGGCGTGGGGTCGGGGCTGGCGGCGGTCGCCGGTGACGTCGAGGTGCTGCGCGAGATGTACGCGCGATGGCCGTTCTTCCGCACCTTCCTGGGCAACGTGTCGATGACCCTGGTCAAGACCGACCTCGAGATCGCCGCACGCTACGTCGCCCTGGCGCCGGAGTCGCTCCGGCCGCTGCTGGAGAACGTCCGCGCGGAGTTCGACCTGACCGTCGAGCACGTCCTCGCCGTGACCGGCGACGCTGCGCTGCTCGACCGCGAGCCGACCCTGCGCACCACGCTGGACATCCGGGAGAACTACCTCGAGCCGCTCCATCACCTGCAGGTCGAGCTCTTGGGTCGCTACCGGCGCGGGGAGGACGATCCGGCGCTGGAACGTGCCCTGCTGCTGACCATCAACGGGATCGCGGCCGGAATGCGCAACACCGGCTGA
- a CDS encoding PadR family transcriptional regulator, with translation MGEQGFGRQWAREFESRFGNHQAWQSFGGRGGPWGGSWGPQGRSGPPPWLAGLFGLAGQDPPRGPRVRRGDVRVAILAVLADEPLNGYQVIGQIAERSGGAWRPSPGSVYPTISQLEDEGLIEGDDERGRRTLRLTADGRTYLADHADEVAAVWAPFDGPGETGESGEAERSSSSWAKGRSDFSALKPELGRVMNAVWQIISTGTDEQRRAAIGVLVEARRGLYGILADHPGDEIDEIDDLGDRHDPDGQDLGDGERS, from the coding sequence ATGGGTGAGCAGGGTTTCGGGCGTCAGTGGGCGCGCGAGTTCGAGTCGCGGTTCGGCAACCACCAGGCGTGGCAGAGCTTCGGTGGTCGGGGCGGCCCGTGGGGCGGCAGCTGGGGGCCGCAGGGGCGTTCGGGTCCGCCGCCGTGGCTGGCCGGGCTCTTCGGGCTGGCCGGCCAGGACCCGCCGCGCGGACCCCGGGTCCGCCGTGGTGACGTGCGGGTGGCGATCCTGGCGGTGCTGGCCGACGAGCCGCTGAACGGCTACCAGGTGATCGGCCAGATCGCCGAGCGCTCGGGCGGCGCGTGGCGGCCGAGCCCGGGCTCGGTCTACCCGACCATCTCGCAGCTGGAGGACGAGGGCCTGATCGAGGGTGACGACGAGCGCGGTCGTCGTACCCTGCGGCTGACCGCCGACGGCCGCACCTATCTCGCCGACCATGCCGACGAGGTGGCCGCGGTGTGGGCGCCCTTCGACGGACCCGGGGAGACCGGGGAGAGTGGCGAGGCCGAGCGGTCGTCCTCGTCGTGGGCCAAGGGCCGGTCCGACTTCTCGGCGCTGAAGCCCGAGCTGGGCCGGGTGATGAACGCGGTGTGGCAGATCATCAGCACCGGCACCGACGAGCAGCGCCGGGCCGCGATCGGGGTGCTGGTCGAGGCCCGCCGCGGCCTCTACGGCATCCTGGCCGACCACCCGGGCGACGAGATCGACGAGATCGACGACCTGGGCGACCGGCACGATCCGGACGGGCAGGACCTGGGAGACGGGGAGCGGTCGTGA
- a CDS encoding DUF1707 SHOCT-like domain-containing protein yields MSGAQLRIGDDDRETAARELGEHFALGRITAEEHSERLDRIWAARTQAELSPVFADLPRPPGARQAPSGHAAWGSWQPPVVARSRGWRPPAVPFLLKALLAVIVLVLVLSHLSLLVVALLLYVFGVRRLARRGHRHPRWR; encoded by the coding sequence GTGAGCGGCGCGCAACTGCGGATCGGCGACGACGACCGCGAGACCGCCGCCCGCGAGCTCGGCGAGCACTTCGCCCTCGGCCGGATCACCGCCGAGGAGCACTCCGAGCGGCTGGACCGGATCTGGGCGGCCCGGACCCAAGCCGAGCTGAGCCCGGTCTTCGCCGACCTGCCGAGGCCGCCGGGTGCGCGCCAGGCACCCTCCGGCCACGCGGCCTGGGGCTCGTGGCAGCCGCCGGTCGTCGCCCGGTCCCGTGGCTGGCGTCCGCCGGCTGTCCCGTTCCTGCTCAAGGCGCTGCTCGCGGTGATCGTGCTGGTCCTGGTGCTCTCCCACCTCTCGCTGCTGGTGGTGGCGCTGCTGCTCTACGTCTTCGGCGTACGGCGGCTCGCCCGCCGCGGCCACCGTCATCCCCGCTGGCGCTGA
- a CDS encoding GNAT family N-acetyltransferase — translation MDELTLPAEVLADGLTSRPLTMTDARAVYEVMAAQEQADLGKVEIEEADIVGDWQRPSFDVEESTVGVFDGPTLVAYAEVSASGRGDAGVHPSYRRRGIGTALAAWMPVRTARLGGTIIGSPVPEGSTADRLLESLGWFVRWTSWALALPEGTDIPERPLPEGYAIRTADPEEYPAVLDVVEDAFLEWSVRERSTYDDFLAVTVRRPGFEPWHFRVVTDAAGVIVGCALVQMFEGPPLEAFISRLAVRSDQRHQGLAQALLVDSFARGREHGATRAALSTDSRTGALGLYEKVGMQVVGTWVHRAVDV, via the coding sequence GTGGACGAGCTGACGCTGCCGGCGGAGGTGCTGGCCGACGGCCTGACCTCACGACCGCTGACCATGACCGACGCCCGGGCGGTCTACGAGGTGATGGCCGCCCAGGAGCAGGCCGATCTCGGCAAGGTCGAGATCGAGGAGGCCGACATCGTCGGCGACTGGCAGCGGCCGAGCTTCGACGTCGAGGAGTCGACGGTCGGCGTCTTCGACGGCCCGACGCTGGTCGCCTACGCCGAGGTGAGCGCGAGCGGCCGGGGCGACGCCGGCGTGCACCCGTCGTACCGCCGCCGTGGGATCGGTACGGCGCTCGCGGCCTGGATGCCGGTCCGCACCGCGCGGCTCGGTGGCACGATCATCGGCAGTCCGGTCCCCGAGGGGTCGACCGCCGACCGGCTGCTGGAGAGCCTGGGCTGGTTCGTCCGCTGGACCAGCTGGGCGCTGGCCCTGCCGGAGGGCACCGACATCCCGGAGCGGCCCCTTCCCGAGGGCTACGCGATCCGCACGGCCGATCCCGAGGAGTACCCCGCGGTGCTCGACGTCGTCGAGGACGCGTTCTTGGAGTGGAGCGTGCGCGAGCGGTCGACGTACGACGACTTCCTGGCGGTCACGGTCCGGCGCCCCGGCTTCGAGCCCTGGCACTTCCGGGTCGTGACCGACGCGGCCGGGGTGATCGTCGGCTGCGCACTGGTCCAGATGTTCGAGGGTCCGCCGCTGGAGGCCTTCATCAGCCGGCTGGCGGTGCGCAGCGACCAGCGGCACCAGGGCCTGGCCCAGGCGCTGCTCGTCGACTCCTTCGCGCGGGGTCGCGAGCACGGCGCGACCCGGGCGGCACTGTCCACCGACTCGCGGACCGGCGCGCTGGGGCTCTACGAGAAGGTCGGCATGCAGGTCGTCGGCACCTGGGTGCACCGCGCCGTCGACGTCTGA
- a CDS encoding YceI family protein has protein sequence MTDNTFDPATTVVDDIKGDYALDPTHSRLGFSTRHAMVTTVRGQFKDFTGEAVVDTANPAASKVVVNIKAESIDTGVADRDAHLRSADFFDVETYPEITFTSTDVSRDGDDWTIVGDLTIKDVTKPISIDFEASGSARDPFGNLRIGFEGQATISRKDWGLTWNAALETGGFLVSDKIKLDFDISAIAK, from the coding sequence ATGACTGACAACACGTTCGACCCCGCCACCACCGTCGTCGACGACATCAAGGGCGACTACGCGCTCGACCCGACCCACTCCCGCCTGGGCTTCAGCACGCGGCACGCGATGGTCACCACCGTCCGCGGCCAGTTCAAGGACTTCACCGGCGAGGCCGTCGTCGACACCGCCAACCCGGCAGCCAGCAAGGTCGTCGTGAACATCAAGGCCGAGAGCATCGACACCGGCGTGGCCGACCGCGACGCGCACCTGCGCAGCGCCGACTTCTTCGACGTCGAGACCTACCCCGAGATCACCTTCACCTCCACCGACGTTTCGCGCGACGGTGACGACTGGACGATCGTCGGCGACCTGACCATCAAGGACGTCACCAAGCCGATCTCGATCGACTTCGAGGCCAGCGGATCGGCCCGCGACCCGTTCGGCAACCTGCGGATCGGTTTCGAGGGCCAGGCCACGATCAGCCGCAAGGACTGGGGCCTGACCTGGAACGCCGCCCTCGAGACCGGCGGCTTCCTCGTCTCGGACAAGATCAAGCTCGACTTCGACATCTCCGCGATCGCCAAGTAG
- a CDS encoding TrpB-like pyridoxal phosphate-dependent enzyme: MPRTADHKILLAESEMPTRWYNVLHDLPTPPPPVLHPGTGQPVGPEDLAPLFPMDLILQEVSQDQYVEIPGEVLDVYRLWRPSPLFRAHRLEKALGTPARIYYKYEGVSPAGSHKPNTAVPQAFYNKQAGISKLTTETGAGQWGTALAFACSQYDLECEVWQVRASYDQKPYRRIMIETFGGVVHPSPSDLTEAGRSILAQDPNSTGSLGIAISEAVEVAAQRGDTNYALGSVLNHVLLHQTVIGEEALLQLAMVGETPDLLVGCTGGGSNFGGLAFPFLREKWAGRMSPVVRAVEPSSCPSLTQGTYAYDFGDTLGMTPLMKMHTLGHDFIPDPIHAGGLRYHGMSPLISHLYETGEIEAIAKKQSECFAAGVLFARTEGIIPAPEPTHALAAAIEEAHRCTETGEEKVILTALCGHGHLDLAAYDAYLRGEITDHSWDDADLQAAVAAALTRLPSLA, translated from the coding sequence ATGCCCCGGACCGCCGACCACAAGATCCTGCTCGCCGAGAGCGAGATGCCGACCCGCTGGTACAACGTGCTGCACGACCTGCCGACTCCGCCACCCCCGGTGCTGCACCCGGGCACCGGCCAGCCGGTCGGCCCCGAGGACCTCGCGCCGCTGTTCCCGATGGACCTGATCCTCCAGGAGGTCTCGCAGGACCAGTACGTCGAGATCCCCGGCGAGGTGCTCGACGTCTACCGCCTCTGGCGGCCGTCCCCGCTGTTCCGTGCGCACCGGCTGGAGAAGGCGCTCGGCACCCCGGCCCGGATCTACTACAAGTACGAAGGCGTGTCGCCGGCCGGCTCGCACAAGCCCAACACCGCCGTGCCCCAGGCCTTCTACAACAAGCAGGCCGGCATCTCGAAGCTGACCACCGAGACCGGCGCCGGTCAGTGGGGTACGGCGCTCGCGTTCGCCTGCTCGCAGTACGACCTCGAGTGCGAGGTGTGGCAGGTGCGGGCGTCGTACGACCAGAAGCCCTACCGACGGATCATGATCGAGACCTTCGGCGGCGTCGTGCACCCGAGCCCGAGCGACCTGACCGAGGCCGGCCGGTCGATCCTGGCCCAGGACCCGAACTCCACCGGGTCGCTGGGCATCGCGATCAGCGAGGCGGTCGAGGTCGCGGCCCAGCGAGGCGACACCAACTACGCCCTGGGCAGCGTGCTCAACCACGTGCTGCTGCACCAGACCGTGATCGGCGAGGAGGCCCTCCTCCAGCTGGCGATGGTCGGCGAGACGCCCGACCTCCTGGTCGGCTGCACCGGCGGCGGGTCCAACTTCGGGGGTCTCGCCTTCCCGTTCCTGCGCGAGAAGTGGGCCGGCCGGATGTCGCCGGTGGTCCGCGCGGTCGAGCCCTCCTCGTGCCCGAGCCTGACCCAGGGCACCTACGCGTACGACTTCGGCGACACCCTCGGGATGACGCCGCTGATGAAGATGCACACGCTCGGTCACGACTTCATCCCCGACCCGATCCATGCCGGCGGCCTGCGCTACCACGGCATGAGCCCGCTGATCAGTCACCTCTACGAGACCGGCGAGATCGAGGCGATCGCGAAGAAGCAGTCGGAGTGCTTCGCCGCCGGCGTCCTCTTCGCGCGCACCGAGGGGATCATCCCGGCCCCCGAGCCGACCCATGCCCTCGCCGCCGCGATCGAGGAGGCGCACCGGTGCACCGAGACCGGTGAGGAGAAGGTGATCCTGACCGCGCTGTGCGGGCACGGCCACCTCGACCTCGCGGCGTACGACGCCTACCTGCGCGGTGAGATCACCGACCACAGCTGGGACGACGCAGACCTCCAGGCCGCGGTAGCCGCCGCGCTGACCCGGCTGCCTTCCCTGGCCTGA
- a CDS encoding penicillin-binding transpeptidase domain-containing protein — protein MGTPRLPSLLVLPAALVALVLALAGCGGGGDSGPSPDPTAKALADGLSSGDLSKVAFVGSTPTIVQKQYAAAVSGLGAVKPTVTVSGVSKSSSTAATATLHWTWPLGSGWSYTTRVPMQTTQDGSGWRVPWRPALVEPTLQPAETLSATTVPATRGDILGPGGVGLVTDRPVVRFGVDRTKVGPAAALDSARRLAQLTGIDVASYVKQVKASGPQAFVQAIVYRQQDAPSGLVGRATAIKGVDALADQLPLGITKEFAAPILGSVGPVTADMIKQNPGVYRVGDLAGISGLEARYDEQLRGTPGVEVDAVGSDGKHRKLFATKPVDGTPLKLTMVPRLQMLAERILANVAPASAIVAIRPSTGAILAAANGPGNNGYNDATYGRFAPGSTFKTVDSLALAKKGVTPSTPVDCPTSVTVNGKVFTNDSFYPPSANGRITLATAIANSCNTAYINERTRLGSSDLVDAAATLGMGVDHDLGFPAYFGNVVPPASETEKAADMIGQGQILASPMTMATVMASVVAGHTVVPQLVTSVHPDPTSPTPLTSAQDAMLTTLLRGVVTGGTGIGLKDVPAPPVIAKTGTAEFDRNGKILTHAWMIAGHGDLAVCAFVDVGTTGAGTAGPLLEQFLRGAHVR, from the coding sequence ATGGGGACCCCTCGGCTGCCATCTCTCCTCGTCCTCCCGGCGGCGCTGGTCGCGCTGGTGCTCGCGCTGGCCGGCTGCGGGGGCGGGGGCGACTCCGGCCCGAGCCCCGACCCGACGGCGAAGGCACTGGCGGACGGACTCTCCTCCGGTGACCTGTCGAAGGTCGCGTTCGTCGGCAGCACCCCGACCATCGTGCAGAAGCAGTACGCCGCCGCCGTCTCGGGGCTCGGTGCGGTGAAACCGACGGTCACCGTTTCCGGCGTCTCGAAGAGCAGCAGCACCGCGGCGACGGCCACCCTGCACTGGACCTGGCCGCTCGGGAGCGGTTGGAGCTACACCACCCGCGTGCCGATGCAGACCACCCAGGACGGCAGCGGCTGGAGGGTCCCGTGGCGGCCGGCCCTGGTCGAGCCGACGTTGCAGCCGGCCGAGACCCTGTCGGCGACCACGGTGCCGGCGACGCGCGGCGACATCCTCGGGCCCGGCGGGGTGGGACTGGTGACCGACCGACCGGTGGTCCGCTTCGGGGTCGACCGCACCAAGGTGGGCCCCGCCGCCGCCCTCGACTCCGCCCGGCGGCTGGCGCAGCTGACCGGCATCGACGTCGCGTCGTACGTCAAGCAGGTCAAGGCGTCCGGCCCCCAGGCGTTCGTCCAGGCGATCGTCTACCGCCAGCAGGACGCGCCGTCGGGGCTGGTCGGGCGGGCGACCGCGATCAAGGGCGTCGACGCCCTGGCCGACCAGCTGCCCCTCGGGATCACCAAGGAGTTCGCGGCCCCGATCCTGGGATCGGTCGGGCCGGTGACCGCCGACATGATCAAGCAGAACCCCGGCGTCTACCGGGTCGGTGACCTGGCCGGCATCTCCGGCCTCGAGGCGCGGTACGACGAGCAGCTGCGGGGCACGCCGGGGGTCGAGGTGGACGCGGTCGGCTCGGACGGCAAGCACCGCAAGCTGTTCGCGACCAAGCCGGTCGACGGCACGCCGCTGAAGCTGACCATGGTGCCTCGCCTCCAGATGCTGGCCGAGCGGATCCTGGCGAACGTGGCCCCGGCCAGTGCGATCGTCGCGATCCGGCCTTCCACCGGCGCGATCCTGGCGGCGGCCAACGGGCCGGGCAACAACGGCTACAACGACGCGACCTACGGCCGGTTCGCGCCGGGCTCGACCTTCAAGACCGTCGACTCGCTGGCGCTGGCGAAGAAGGGCGTGACCCCGTCCACACCCGTCGACTGCCCGACCAGCGTCACGGTGAACGGCAAGGTGTTCACCAACGACAGCTTCTACCCGCCGTCGGCCAACGGCCGGATCACCCTGGCGACGGCGATCGCCAACTCCTGCAACACCGCCTACATCAACGAGCGGACCCGGCTGGGCTCCTCCGACCTCGTCGACGCCGCGGCCACGCTCGGCATGGGGGTCGACCACGACCTCGGCTTCCCGGCGTACTTCGGCAACGTCGTCCCGCCCGCGTCGGAGACCGAGAAGGCCGCGGACATGATCGGGCAGGGTCAGATCCTGGCGTCGCCGATGACGATGGCGACGGTGATGGCATCGGTCGTGGCCGGGCACACCGTCGTACCCCAGCTGGTCACGTCGGTGCACCCCGACCCCACCTCACCGACGCCGCTGACCTCGGCCCAGGACGCGATGCTGACGACACTGCTCCGCGGTGTCGTCACCGGGGGCACCGGTATCGGGCTCAAGGACGTGCCGGCACCACCGGTGATCGCGAAGACCGGCACCGCGGAGTTCGACCGCAACGGCAAGATCCTCACCCACGCCTGGATGATCGCCGGCCACGGAGACCTCGCCGTGTGCGCGTTCGTCGACGTCGGTACGACCGGCGCCGGCACCGCCGGTCCCCTGCTGGAGCAGTTCCTGCGCGGCGCGCACGTCCGGTGA
- a CDS encoding elongation factor G-like protein EF-G2 yields the protein MAEKAGGRRPAGQDLGAGSPDRIRNVVLVGPGGSGKTTLVETLLACAGAIPRAGSVRDGTTVCDFEDSEHAHERSISLAIAPVVHRGTKINFVDTPGYGDFVGEVRAGLRAADCALFVIAANDALDDATAALWRECAEVGMPRAVVITKLDQARADYDGVLAAAQAAFGDKVLPLYVPVRDGGAVTGVIDLLVEDGEHDDLRGALIEGIIEESEDETLMDRYLGGEEIAHETLTEDLEKAVARASFHPVVPVCSVTGVGCAELLDLAVDGFPSPLEHPSPEVFTPAGAVAAAITGDPAGPLVAEVVKTTSDQYVGRVSLVRVFSGTLTPDAPVHVSGHFTSFFADSTHEDHDEDEKVGSLAYPFGRQMVAADRVVAGDLCAIGKLSRAETGDTLSAVDDPRVLRPWSMPEPLLPVAIVARSKQDEDKLSQALARLAAEDPTVRVENNPETHQLVLWTMGEAHADVLIARLADRYSVHVDTQPFLVSLRETFGGLGKGLGRHVKQSGGHGQYAVCHVEVEPLPEGAGFEFVDKVVGGSVPRQFIPSVEKGVRAQMERGVRAGYPMVDLRVTLTDGKAHAVDSSDMAFQMAGSLALREAASSTTVTLLEPYDVVAVVVPDEHIGPTMSDLSARRARLLGTDKVGDDRTVINAEVPQTELVRYAVDLRSATHGAGAFTRSFGHYEPMPEDVAATVARRDR from the coding sequence ATGGCGGAGAAGGCGGGCGGCCGTAGACCAGCCGGGCAAGATCTCGGGGCGGGCAGCCCGGACCGGATCCGGAACGTGGTGCTGGTCGGGCCCGGCGGGTCCGGGAAGACCACCCTGGTCGAGACGCTGCTCGCCTGCGCAGGAGCCATCCCGCGGGCCGGCTCGGTCCGGGACGGCACGACCGTGTGCGACTTCGAGGACTCCGAGCATGCCCACGAGCGCTCCATCTCCCTGGCGATCGCACCGGTGGTGCACCGCGGGACCAAGATCAACTTCGTCGACACCCCTGGGTACGGCGACTTCGTCGGCGAGGTGCGCGCCGGCCTACGGGCCGCTGACTGCGCCCTCTTCGTGATCGCGGCCAACGACGCCCTCGACGACGCCACCGCCGCGCTGTGGCGCGAGTGCGCCGAGGTGGGCATGCCCCGGGCCGTGGTGATCACCAAGCTCGACCAGGCCCGGGCCGACTACGACGGCGTGCTGGCGGCCGCGCAGGCGGCGTTCGGCGACAAGGTGCTGCCGCTCTACGTGCCGGTCCGCGACGGTGGCGCCGTCACCGGCGTGATCGACCTGCTCGTCGAGGACGGCGAGCACGACGACCTCCGCGGAGCCCTGATCGAGGGCATCATCGAGGAGTCCGAGGACGAGACCCTGATGGACCGCTACCTCGGCGGCGAGGAGATCGCCCACGAGACGCTGACCGAGGACCTCGAGAAGGCCGTCGCCCGGGCCAGCTTCCATCCCGTCGTTCCCGTGTGCTCGGTGACCGGCGTCGGCTGCGCCGAGCTGCTCGACCTCGCGGTCGACGGCTTCCCCTCGCCGCTGGAGCACCCGTCGCCGGAGGTCTTCACCCCTGCCGGCGCGGTCGCGGCCGCGATCACCGGCGATCCCGCCGGGCCCCTCGTCGCCGAGGTCGTCAAGACCACCAGCGACCAGTACGTCGGACGGGTCAGCCTGGTCCGGGTCTTCTCCGGCACCCTGACCCCCGACGCACCGGTCCACGTCTCGGGCCATTTCACGTCGTTCTTCGCCGACTCGACCCACGAGGACCACGACGAGGACGAGAAGGTCGGCTCGCTGGCCTACCCCTTCGGCCGGCAGATGGTGGCCGCCGACAGGGTGGTCGCGGGCGACCTGTGCGCGATCGGCAAGCTGAGCCGGGCCGAGACCGGTGACACGCTGTCGGCCGTCGACGACCCTCGGGTGCTGCGCCCGTGGTCGATGCCGGAGCCGCTGCTTCCGGTCGCGATCGTGGCCCGCAGCAAGCAGGACGAGGACAAGCTGTCGCAGGCGCTCGCCCGGCTCGCCGCCGAGGACCCGACGGTGCGCGTCGAGAACAACCCCGAGACCCACCAGCTGGTGCTGTGGACGATGGGCGAGGCGCACGCCGACGTGCTGATCGCGCGGCTGGCCGACCGCTACTCCGTCCACGTGGACACCCAGCCGTTCCTGGTCTCGCTGCGCGAGACCTTCGGAGGCCTCGGCAAGGGACTCGGCCGGCACGTGAAGCAGTCCGGCGGCCACGGGCAGTACGCCGTGTGCCACGTCGAGGTGGAGCCGCTCCCCGAGGGCGCCGGCTTCGAGTTCGTGGACAAGGTGGTCGGCGGCTCGGTGCCGCGCCAGTTCATCCCCTCGGTCGAGAAGGGAGTGCGGGCCCAGATGGAGCGTGGGGTCCGGGCCGGCTACCCGATGGTCGACCTCCGGGTCACGCTGACCGACGGCAAGGCGCACGCGGTCGACTCCTCCGACATGGCCTTCCAGATGGCCGGGTCACTGGCCCTGCGGGAGGCCGCCTCGAGCACCACGGTGACGTTGCTCGAGCCCTACGACGTCGTGGCCGTCGTCGTACCCGACGAGCACATCGGCCCCACCATGAGCGACCTCTCGGCACGCCGAGCCCGGCTCCTCGGGACCGACAAGGTCGGCGACGACCGCACCGTGATCAACGCCGAGGTGCCCCAGACCGAGCTGGTCAGGTACGCCGTCGACCTCCGCTCCGCCACCCACGGCGCCGGCGCCTTCACCCGCTCCTTCGGCCACTACGAACCGATGCCCGAGGACGTCGCCGCCACCGTCGCCCGCCGCGACCGCTGA